Genomic DNA from Vigna radiata var. radiata cultivar VC1973A unplaced genomic scaffold, Vradiata_ver6 scaffold_161, whole genome shotgun sequence:
GCGAAAAACTAGCGTTGGCATTTGGATTGCTGAGTACTGATGCCGGTTCCACCATAAAAATTATGAAGAACCTTAGGATATGTAAGGATTGTCATGTTGTAATGTGTGGAGCATCAAAACTTACTGGAAGAAAAATTGTCGTGAGGGATAACACGAGATTCCACCACTTCTTTAATGGGGCCTGCTCTTGTAGAAATTTTTGGTGACAGAGCCTAGTGCCATAAGCGGGTGAATACTGACGCAtcggtgttggaaggataagagTGACCTTTTCTCATTTTTGGTAAACTAGAGGCGTGTATAGAGTTATTTTGTGCCTGCCTAGATTAAtctaggtttaatacatcatttggtctcTACTCTTATAGATTtagttcaaaatgatcctaccTTTTAAAAAGGTTCAGTAAGGTCccatatttcgttaaaaaatgttcattctAGTCCTTTTCGCTGACGCCGTTAAAAGCTTAACGGTGCAGATGCTAGCGTGGCGAAACATCAATTACCTGTTTACTGCGATGCTTACGTAGCGCTGTGAAGTCAttttaatgtgtaaatatttaagaaaaaataaaatgacaaaaaataggTTAAAGTAAAATACCTTATGCCATTTTTGGGTTGAAGTAGTTGCCTATGGTGCTGTAATGCAAGGAAGCATTTTGAGCATAGAGGGGTGAAGAAACCAAAGATATCCTTCTATAGGATGTGGCTCCCCTCACCCTTGGAATTGAAACTGTTGGTAGAGTGATGACAAAGTTAATTCCCAAAAACACTGTTATCCCAATAAAGAAATCTCAGGTGTTTACCACCTACCAGGACCAGCAGACCATTGTCTCCATTCAGGTTTTCGAAGGTGAGAGGAGTCTAACAAAAGACTGTCGTCTGCTTGAGAAATTTGATCTGTTAGgaatttgggggttagggtttaatttggGGGTTaggatttaatttgattttgtgttaaatttagGTATTTTCATCAATTGACCATGATGTAATTAGGGTTTCCAACTGTCCATTCCATCTCCAACCTCCGATTCTCTATTGTTACCGTGAAAGCCACTACCTTCTACACCTCTATTTCTAGGGCCACTGGCCACTGCTAAGTGCTATGTTTTTTGTATCGAACCAATATTCTATCCCCATCAGATTGTTCCCATGCCTggttcataaaagaaaaaggaaattatgaaattcttattaaaacttaatttaagatgacttgttcttcttcttattctggTTGTGGTTGTTCTTCTGATGACAGAAAAAAAGGAGGGGTTCAGGACTTGACTTTGGgttgtattataaaaaatgcTGTGACTCTTTTTCATTGTCAAGTTTTGCAGATGTTGTTACTACAATATACAACTCTGCATTCATATCAATGAAAGgctgtgagagagaaagagaaaacgaCACAGGTTTGGCGTAGGTGgtgaggaaaataaaaagaaagaaaagctagAGGGAAATCATGATCTTACgtcatcttaatttatttaaatatttacacagtgtaatgacacatatttataaaacattccAGTTCATTCACGTTTGGCCACAGTGGCATTAGCACCGTTAAGTTTTTAACGACGTCAGCGAAAAGGACCagaatgaacattttttaacgaaatatgaGACCTTACTGAGCTTTTTTAAAATgtaggatcattttgaaccaaacccataaaagtagggaccaaatgatgtattaaaccatTAATCTATTATAAAAGGATATTGAAAGTTTAGATAAATTGCTCACCTGTTCATTTTACAGGTTGTTGAATTCATCATCGAGGAGGGAAGGCAAGTGATTCAGGTGAAGGTAGTTAGTAGACAAATATTTTACCTCGGGGAATGCAAAAGTTTGTACAGATACATTATCATAACAAAATAATCCATATACTTCTCTATCTTTATCACCCAAAAAGGTACATTACAAAAATGGCTTCACATTTTAATAACTACAGTAGTATTTGATTTCTTGCAGAAAGAAATGTTGTTTTCTAAATTTccttgtttttcattatttaaaggaCATACAATACTTTAATCTGtatgtttttaattgaatttcaagatatttttacataaactaaaataaaataaaataaatttaattaactttttgttttaataaacaTCTTTTATTAACCTTTCACCACCATTGTAATTGCATGAATGATTTGAAAACACCCTCTGTATAACAACTGGATGCAGTggtgaaagagaagagaaatccactaaatacaacaacaaaagtctaacttcaatttcaatgtgcaatttagattatttatattgtatagAGTTAAACTTTCCATGTTGTTATGCATGctaattaatattaaacatattagtAAGTGAGAACTGAGTTAtaatcttgtttttattttaatttaactcatATATGTTAAGAATAAACTCAATTTTGTTATACCCCTTCTCCCCTGCCAAAAGGGAAGACACCCTTTCTCCTTCTCCAAAAGGAACTTcaactttaattgtttttcattttctgcttCATTTATTAAGGATGGACAAAGAGAGTTacgtatttatttttaaataatagtgGCTAATTTGCATTACACAATCATTTCaggaaagaaataagaaaaaaagtgtcAAAATTTGAACGTTTTTTCTGGACAAGCTGTTATGCATTGTTTGCTTCTTGACAGAAAGAAAGTAGAGGAAATAAAAGGATAGATGAAACTCATCTTTGTTAAGGCATTTCATATTGAGATTGCAATGAAAACAAGATGAAAGTattaaaagaaatgtaaattagattctaaatttcatattaaataaaaatgaaacatttaaacacattaaacttataaatgtattattttaaaaatctgaATTATGTTTTAATGGTATTATTTCTTTTCGATATATTAATTaacaatacattaattaataagaagaaaattaagaatcatataaataattattgttagaAGTTACTTAGAGTATTGTTTATATATACAATTTATTGTGAATACATTTGCATTAAagattgtttatatataaaatttgttgtgattacatttatattaaagaatgagagtttgataattatttaaattattttcaattttattattaatcagattacttgtaattttttatttatttattttttaaattcaatcaaattgtCTTCTTTACtccattcttatttattttatctattttcaaCTCTCCACTGTTTACTTGTAATCCAAATAAAGTGTACAAAGCCTAAAATAAGCTGTGTACTTGTATATAATTAAgtcatgttttattaatattagttttggagaaaaatataaaattgattcaatcGTATCACgcattttatttacatttaattacaAAACACTTGTCGGTTGCTTTTGAAAAAGTGTCACTGAACTTGACATCTTGTCTAGGAAGGATGTATCATGTATGATACAAATGGTTATACTTGTTTATGTAGTTTCATTATAAGATTAAAGATTATGATTTCTCTTTCTAGCAAAATCATGATTCAAACTGATTatacaagttttaaaaaatcGTTTTAATGACATCTTTTTAAAGTTAACTTTCATAGTatacctttttcatttttgaaatatacTAACCCTAATTTTGTGTTTCCTTTTATACATTAACtatgtaaaaaattatcaaaaataatattgaaattgataCAAGAAAGGGAGTAGGAAAATCTCACacgtaaaattaaattataatatacagatgaatgtaaaatttattttaaaataaagtaaacttaaatttaaagcatatttttttaaaataatattacaattaaaatttattttaaaattaaatctatcatattatcattctattattattaatatatttgatacAGTGAAAGATCGAATTAAATTATAGTCTATTATTAAGTGAAAACTCCCTTTTaccaattaattttataaaattaaattaaacttaaaattttaataataagtcTTTCTtccaacaaattttatatacatatatcagagctttagaaaattaaaataatatatgtggGTTCATATGATTCATAATTTGTCTGAACTGCTTACTGTATTCATCATCtcttacttattttaaatttatccaTTCGTTTTGTCCAACAATGAAAATCCAAACAACGAAAGCATGCACCACCAATAATGggaatattaaattttaatgcataaccaaacttttatattttagaaaatggtATAATAATGCATCATTGTTTATACTTTATCTTagatttctcatttttttttatgtgcctttccattaaaataaattatgcttCCCAGCACAAAAACATGTCATGACTCAAACTACCATTCACCACTAAacttttgaaaacataaaaactttttatatttcataataaagttACCAAAAAATAGAGTAAATGCTTCATGTCCTCATCATCTTTACACTCTTCTTCAATCAAATTTCActtctttaataaatatctgCTTTATGGATATAAGTAATAATCCAAATGGAGAGTAAAATTTTCTTTGGCACTTAAGTATGGTTAAGTATACGTAATTCAATAAATATGCTTGTTTAAGAGAAATTACGAGATGATTTATATGTAACATGTAAGAATGTTGTTAATTATATTTCCCAACTTATAAACTTTGAATATACATTACATATATTTTGGTTGAAATCATAGAATATGGCAATTGAGAATCAtttaatggaaaatgatattttaataccattttttgaactattttgacattgtacacgtgtcaaaatatgattagacgatttcaaattaaaaaagttgagacaggagtatggaagaaaaaaatcaaagtttgttttttaatttgaaatcgtccaaccacattttgacacatgtgcagtgtcaaaatagtgtcaaaaattagtgccaaatatcattttccatgaTAATATTCTAGTTTGGAGAGAGGAATATTCCATAGATTCCAGTTTTTGGTTTCTTTGGAGGATGATGAACTgtatctaattatatatattcccCAAATATTCTGTCCAACAAAGAAATCATCATGGACAACCAATAATGCAAATATTATATTCCTATCTTTGGATTTTGGGAAATGGTTCAATCATTCTAccatatatattaaacaaaatgtCTCTTTTCCTAAGTTAAAACATCACCCATCCAAACACCTTTCACATTAACTTATAATCATTGCTATTAAACTCATCTCTCTTACATCCTCATATAATTTCACAATAATATACACAATCTTTCAACATCCAAGTGAAAATGAACAACGTCAAATCTCTTAATTTCTATGCCgcaaaaaacattttcttaattctttttataatctCAAAAACATATTTCGAAATAGCTACCAACCAACCAAATGCAACCCCATCAAAAAAaggtacaattttttttaagatttacaCGTCtagagaaatattttaatattttttattagactATGTTCTTTGTTAGTTGAAAATTTCCTTCATATTATGTAAACAagtttatattagtttaaatttattctatattttatttccataaataaaaatttatcttttaaaatgtgttaaaatataaattgctgttaatcaaacaattttgtcatgaacaatatatatatatagaaattaaaggATCCATTCTTAATTTgtggagaagaaaaagaaagcccCACTTGAAATACAAACAAGCTTAACAGAACATAAAGTGAGAAAACAATAGAACATTAcaagaaaatggaaaacaaattaACAAGAGAGACATGAAAACACGACAGTGCGGTGTTACAATGGAGTCGACGAACGATTCCGAAAATTCAGCTATCAATACATCATCAAGATGTCATTGTCGGCGGAAGCCATGATTTGTTGGTTGAAGGGTATTCCAGTCCAAGCATCCATGAAGCCACAATCATTGAACATCTGAGTCTCCTGTGCCTCATCCAACACCAAGTAGTTCGTGGAGTTTATGAAACCGATGATTTCGTTCAGAGAGTTCAATCTGTTGCTGAGTTCCGCCATCTGCGCCCTCAGAATCGCGTTCTCAGCTTCCACCTTCAGGTACACCTGCGTCGTCATGCCTATGTTCCTGTTCATCTCATTGTTCTCCTTTTTCAGCTCATCCAATTGGGCACTCAAACCTTCCAGGTGCTGCTGTTTCCTCATCCGAGATCTACGTGCCGATTCCCTGTTCGATTGcattctcttcctctttctctgaTCCACCATGTCTCGGTCGCCCTCGGAGCCAGAGTTTTGAAGAGAACTGGAACCAGACGAACAGGCTCCACCGGGAGAAGCCATCGGTGCTATTTGTGCAATAATTGATTGATGAATCTAATTTCctagctaaaaaaaaaaaaacacaagtgGTACTATACTATGTTGTTTTTCGggaaataaatgttattattttggtAGGAGGTTGGTTGATTTAGTTCATGAGAAAACGTAGAACCAGTGGAGGAAAACAACCGAGAAAGATTGAACCAAGTGTGTCCTGCGTCTTAGAGAAGAGTTTATGGTGAAGCCAGAGAGGAGAATCTCGCAGATTACTGGAGAAGACATTGGTGTTGTCTCTCAATCATTCATAACTGCA
This window encodes:
- the LOC106779777 gene encoding bZIP transcription factor 44, which codes for MASPGGACSSGSSSLQNSGSEGDRDMVDQRKRKRMQSNRESARRSRMRKQQHLEGLSAQLDELKKENNEMNRNIGMTTQVYLKVEAENAILRAQMAELSNRLNSLNEIIGFINSTNYLVLDEAQETQMFNDCGFMDAWTGIPFNQQIMASADNDILMMY